From a region of the Marinomonas mediterranea MMB-1 genome:
- the otnC gene encoding 3-oxo-tetronate 4-phosphate decarboxylase, translating to MSSKENQLREQICLMAKSMFDRGLTCGSSGNISARTEDGGLLVTPTGSCFGRLDPATLSRFDQHGTLIDGLQPTKEMSLHEAFYHTRSSANAIVHLHGTCSVAMSMMPDVNEDNFLPPLTPYSIMKLGKVKLLPYFIPGDSKTGDAIRGLAGKRSAVMLANHGPVVAGKDLEAAVYAIEELEETAKLAMMMRGFDAKMLNEAQIQKIISKFNVEWD from the coding sequence ATGAGCAGTAAGGAAAATCAGCTTAGAGAGCAAATATGCCTAATGGCAAAATCCATGTTTGATCGAGGACTAACCTGTGGTTCGTCAGGCAATATTTCGGCTCGTACCGAAGATGGTGGCTTGCTCGTGACGCCAACAGGAAGTTGCTTTGGTAGGCTTGACCCCGCGACGCTAAGTCGCTTTGATCAACATGGAACCTTGATAGATGGGTTACAGCCAACCAAAGAAATGTCATTGCATGAAGCCTTTTACCACACACGTTCCAGCGCGAACGCTATTGTGCATTTACACGGTACTTGTTCTGTCGCTATGTCTATGATGCCTGACGTTAATGAAGATAACTTCTTACCACCGTTAACCCCTTACTCCATTATGAAGCTGGGCAAGGTTAAATTATTGCCTTACTTCATACCTGGAGACTCAAAAACGGGCGATGCTATTCGTGGCCTCGCGGGTAAGCGATCTGCTGTGATGTTGGCGAATCATGGTCCTGTCGTAGCTGGTAAAGACCTTGAAGCTGCGGTTTACGCTATTGAAGAACTAGAAGAAACCGCCAAATTGGCGATGATGATGCGTGGCTTTGACGCAAAAATGCTAAACGAAGCGCAGATACAGAAAATCATTAGTAAATTCAATGTGGAGTGGGATTGA
- a CDS encoding hydroxypyruvate isomerase family protein, with protein sequence MTTFSANLGFLWNDRPLPEAIKLAYQAGYSAVECHWPYQFDASEVKAALEETGLQMLGLNTDRGNLANGENGLSALPGREAEARAAIDQSIDYAIKIEALNIHVMAGFSTGEEAKKTFINNLLYASDKAKPHNINILIEPLNHYDAPNYFLQTSEQAKDILQEIGRDNVKLMFDCYHLQIMEGDICRRLTQLLPIIGHIQIASVPDRSEPNTGELNYGYVLSELDKLGYSAPIGAEYKSKAGKVDSSWLDDYR encoded by the coding sequence ATGACAACATTTTCAGCAAACCTAGGTTTTTTGTGGAATGACAGACCCTTACCAGAAGCGATTAAGCTTGCTTATCAAGCAGGCTATTCCGCGGTCGAATGTCATTGGCCCTATCAATTTGATGCGAGTGAAGTAAAAGCCGCATTGGAGGAAACCGGTCTACAAATGCTAGGACTGAATACTGACCGTGGGAATCTCGCCAATGGTGAAAATGGCCTATCTGCGCTTCCAGGAAGGGAAGCCGAAGCTCGAGCCGCTATTGATCAATCTATTGATTATGCTATCAAAATTGAGGCGTTAAATATTCATGTAATGGCTGGCTTCAGTACAGGCGAAGAAGCAAAAAAGACCTTTATTAACAACCTGCTATACGCATCGGATAAAGCGAAGCCTCATAACATTAATATCTTGATCGAGCCGTTAAACCATTATGATGCGCCAAACTATTTTCTGCAAACATCAGAACAGGCTAAAGACATATTGCAGGAAATTGGACGAGATAATGTAAAACTGATGTTTGATTGTTATCACCTGCAAATTATGGAAGGTGATATTTGTCGGCGCTTAACGCAATTGTTGCCTATTATCGGTCATATTCAAATTGCATCAGTGCCTGATAGAAGCGAGCCTAATACTGGCGAGCTAAATTATGGCTACGTACTCTCGGAATTGGACAAACTCGGTTACTCTGCGCCAATTGGTGCAGAGTACAAGTCTAAAGCGGGTAAAGTAGATTCTAGCTGGTTAGACGACTACCGCTAA
- the ltnD gene encoding L-threonate dehydrogenase: protein MSTSTSTFSVIGLGSMGMGAAKSAVSAGLTTYGFDLNPEAMRSFKEHGGLAPATLLEATKGADVVLLMLVNSNQCDQVLFGAHGIAASLRPNTVIILGSTTSASYAKALNEKLQEMNLRMIDAPVSGGAAKANTGELSIMASGPEQAFVDCGPLFDAISAKLYRVSDTVGGGASVKMINQLLAGVHIAAAAEAMALGVKAGLAPEMLYEIISNSAGSSWMFQNRVPKILSGDYSPNSMVDIFVKDLGIVLDAGKEFKFPLPISASAHQQFLSASAAGHGLEDDSAVIKVYPGITLPEAKSK, encoded by the coding sequence ATGTCTACTTCTACGTCCACTTTTTCTGTTATTGGCTTAGGTTCGATGGGAATGGGAGCCGCGAAATCGGCTGTTTCGGCTGGTTTAACAACCTATGGATTTGATCTAAACCCAGAAGCTATGCGCTCATTTAAAGAGCATGGAGGCCTTGCACCAGCAACCCTTTTAGAGGCGACAAAGGGCGCTGATGTGGTATTGCTTATGTTGGTTAATTCTAATCAATGTGATCAAGTATTGTTTGGAGCGCACGGTATTGCCGCCTCACTTAGGCCTAATACTGTGATTATCTTAGGTAGCACGACCTCAGCGAGCTATGCGAAAGCACTAAATGAAAAGCTTCAAGAAATGAATTTGCGAATGATTGATGCGCCTGTTAGTGGTGGCGCAGCAAAAGCCAATACTGGTGAACTGTCTATTATGGCATCTGGTCCAGAACAGGCGTTTGTAGACTGTGGGCCTCTATTTGATGCTATTTCTGCGAAATTATACCGAGTGAGCGATACTGTTGGAGGAGGCGCATCTGTGAAGATGATTAATCAGTTGCTGGCAGGTGTTCATATCGCTGCGGCGGCAGAAGCGATGGCATTAGGGGTAAAAGCAGGGCTAGCCCCTGAAATGCTCTATGAGATTATTTCAAACAGTGCAGGTTCTTCTTGGATGTTCCAAAACCGCGTACCAAAGATTTTATCAGGGGATTACAGCCCAAATAGCATGGTTGATATTTTCGTCAAAGACTTAGGTATCGTACTGGATGCAGGTAAGGAATTTAAATTTCCTTTGCCTATTTCCGCCAGCGCACATCAACAATTCTTGTCTGCTAGTGCAGCAGGTCATGGGTTAGAAGACGACTCTGCGGTAATAAAAGTCTACCCAGGCATCACCTTGCCAGAAGCTAAATCTAAATAA
- the hpxO gene encoding FAD-dependent urate hydroxylase HpxO, protein MKALVIGAGIGGVSAAAALKQQGIECEIFEAVKAIKPVGAAISVWSNGVKCMNHLGMGSIMDRLGGPMHYVAYKDGINNSLMTQFSLSPLVEAVGERPCPVSRADLQEQMIDWWGKDSIQFGKRLESLEQNANGVTAYFTDGTSAHGDFVIAADGTHSKARKHVLGHDVERRYAGYVNWNGLVDVSDDIAPPNQWTMFVGEGKRVSVMPIANNRFYFFFDVPLPLGLDEDRTTVKQDLTGYFEGWASPVQTLIQAINPDTTNRIEIHDIEPFDQLVKGRIALLGDSAHSTTPDIGQGGCSALEDAVVLGQCFAKIKDIEAALKEYEAARRFRVKDLVLKARKRCDVTHGKDMSETLAWYDELKVESGEGIIDGLKKTILGGPLA, encoded by the coding sequence ATGAAAGCGTTAGTAATAGGTGCAGGCATTGGCGGCGTATCTGCTGCTGCCGCGCTAAAACAGCAAGGTATTGAATGTGAAATTTTTGAAGCTGTAAAAGCAATCAAGCCTGTAGGCGCCGCCATTTCAGTGTGGTCCAATGGCGTAAAGTGTATGAACCATCTCGGCATGGGCAGCATTATGGACCGCTTAGGTGGACCCATGCACTATGTGGCGTATAAAGATGGGATAAACAACAGCCTAATGACACAGTTCAGTCTTTCGCCTTTGGTCGAAGCAGTAGGCGAACGTCCTTGTCCTGTCTCGCGCGCAGACCTACAAGAGCAGATGATAGACTGGTGGGGGAAAGACTCGATTCAATTTGGCAAACGCCTTGAATCTCTCGAACAAAATGCAAACGGTGTTACCGCTTACTTTACCGACGGTACGAGCGCTCACGGCGATTTTGTCATCGCGGCGGATGGAACACATTCAAAGGCTCGTAAACACGTACTTGGACATGATGTCGAACGCCGCTATGCGGGCTATGTCAATTGGAATGGTCTTGTAGACGTGAGTGACGACATCGCCCCACCGAACCAATGGACCATGTTCGTCGGTGAAGGTAAACGGGTTTCAGTGATGCCCATTGCAAACAATCGTTTTTATTTCTTTTTCGACGTCCCTTTGCCGCTCGGTCTTGATGAAGACAGAACCACCGTTAAACAAGATTTAACAGGCTATTTTGAAGGTTGGGCGTCCCCAGTCCAAACGCTGATTCAAGCCATTAATCCAGACACCACCAATCGAATTGAAATTCACGACATCGAACCGTTCGATCAGTTAGTAAAAGGGAGAATTGCTTTACTAGGGGACTCCGCTCACAGCACTACGCCCGATATAGGTCAGGGAGGGTGCTCTGCACTCGAAGACGCCGTGGTCTTAGGGCAATGTTTCGCGAAAATTAAAGATATTGAGGCTGCACTCAAAGAATACGAAGCGGCGCGCCGTTTTCGAGTAAAAGATTTGGTTTTGAAAGCAAGAAAACGCTGTGATGTCACCCATGGTAAAGACATGTCTGAGACCCTAGCTTGGTATGACGAGTTAAAAGTAGAATCTGGAGAAGGCATTATCGACGGTTTGAAAAAAACCATTCTCGGAGGTCCGTTGGCTTAA
- the otnK gene encoding 3-oxo-tetronate kinase — translation MSVLLGCIADDFTGATDLASFLVKSGMRTVQLIGVPDSPIDLTEADAVVIALKSRTLPADQAIQQSVAALEWLKQYHCEQYYFKYCSTFDSTERGNIGPVTDALLNNLGESFTVICPSLPVNGRTVYKGHLFVNDSLLSESGMQHHPLTPMKDANLIRVMSSQAEGTVGLVPFDTISKGTQAIEQAYERLAETHRYAVVDTLSNDDLYAIGKASANLKLLTGGSGLSVGLAKNFEDKGLFKIRDNSAELSKVAGDAIVLSGSCSVMTQKQVACFKQSNQSKKISPLDIASGKTTLEDYLAWFDENRNTGTLMFYATDTPENIKRIQSVLGVEKASQIVEEFMAGLVTALDQRGVTKFVIAGGETSGAVIKALNPSMLKIGASIAPGVPLAEISGEFAKLVALKSGNFGNEEFFKKAVEMMS, via the coding sequence ATGAGTGTTCTTTTAGGCTGTATTGCCGACGATTTTACAGGAGCAACGGATTTAGCCAGCTTTCTTGTTAAATCAGGTATGAGAACCGTTCAATTGATTGGCGTGCCAGATTCGCCTATTGATTTAACCGAGGCGGATGCGGTTGTCATCGCGTTGAAATCACGTACCTTGCCTGCTGACCAAGCAATACAGCAGTCTGTTGCTGCTCTCGAATGGCTTAAGCAATATCACTGCGAGCAGTACTACTTTAAATACTGCTCCACGTTTGATTCAACAGAGCGCGGCAATATTGGTCCAGTCACTGATGCCTTGCTTAATAATCTGGGTGAAAGTTTTACCGTCATTTGTCCATCTTTACCAGTAAATGGCCGCACCGTTTATAAAGGTCATTTGTTTGTAAATGATTCCCTGCTTAGTGAAAGTGGTATGCAACATCACCCGTTAACGCCTATGAAAGATGCCAATCTTATACGTGTGATGTCCTCTCAAGCCGAAGGCACAGTCGGACTCGTACCTTTTGACACCATTTCAAAAGGTACTCAGGCGATTGAGCAAGCCTATGAAAGATTGGCTGAAACTCACCGTTATGCCGTTGTTGATACGCTTTCAAATGATGACCTTTATGCCATAGGTAAAGCGAGCGCCAACCTCAAGCTACTAACAGGCGGTTCTGGTTTATCGGTTGGCTTAGCTAAAAATTTCGAAGACAAAGGCTTATTTAAAATCAGAGATAACTCCGCTGAGCTTAGTAAAGTAGCCGGAGATGCTATCGTTCTATCGGGTAGTTGCTCGGTTATGACGCAAAAACAGGTCGCTTGTTTTAAACAGAGCAATCAGTCGAAGAAAATCTCTCCTCTTGATATTGCTTCTGGCAAAACGACTCTTGAAGACTATTTGGCTTGGTTCGATGAGAACCGGAACACTGGCACATTGATGTTTTACGCTACCGATACTCCAGAGAATATTAAACGTATTCAATCCGTATTAGGCGTAGAAAAAGCCAGTCAAATCGTCGAAGAATTTATGGCAGGTCTAGTAACAGCACTTGATCAAAGAGGCGTCACAAAATTTGTGATTGCAGGCGGTGAAACTTCTGGCGCCGTCATCAAAGCGCTAAATCCGAGCATGTTAAAGATTGGTGCCAGCATTGCTCCCGGCGTGCCACTAGCGGAAATCTCTGGAGAGTTTGCAAAGTTAGTCGCGCTTAAATCGGGTAATTTTGGTAATGAAGAGTTCTTCAAGAAAGCGGTGGAGATGATGTCATGA